The Anastrepha ludens isolate Willacy chromosome 2, idAnaLude1.1, whole genome shotgun sequence genome contains a region encoding:
- the LOC128856761 gene encoding dynein regulatory complex protein 11 produces MSNHYYNELWHQTQHEVDLLATADEQQGQNFETALAALALALPEVDTVTEPKRLMQSSVYEFYLSYISIANRLEEVYDKMIQPQKRLLVRKLLDACLVRVIELKHDLVNIDLMEFNYNDAVLIRLQLTPMDTELHIPRYFLRERQQEIEQRNRIMHEILVKLGWLEEHPSEEKLSEIEAIRLLQMHERARQGRLRAHFMKEIRMLKDKGKAEEKGKERSDMGLLAAMKIQKVWRGHTARRITRRRKQEEMILIGMVPPTAAMLKKRAEKEEKLNERRYATQAAYKQKLEASLVAVREDIKCKQGATITEDITDELRAWIKDCYDKTGKLPEFPSEEQGGSLHIFSRPGTESELSRSSARSSKESRKTKDKSKSPARSGDLNINDTQAEGENFHPGQSVVLADIKTVIEEFNEVWRNKDETGNLAQAQYDDMIYNEKYQEIEHESRRIVDELMRQELELLQSAIGKKIKKSSKKTRRSGKKSKKKREKDLTPDRTTESLYEELVTNGIIRKYPEVRLSQYIGDKALSERSGTNPSAGDIRQLLIEYCILPLGSEAIRNSCPLIRSLLLAGPRGSGKKALLHAICTEVGAVLFDLTPANIVGKYPGKSGLIMLIHLVSKVSRLLQPAVIYMGDAERPFMKKVPKADRTDPKRLKKDLPRLIKNIAPEDRVLFVGTSNLPWEADQKLLQQTYNRFIYIPRPDYGARSSAWKTLAIEYTSGLSTLDYSVMAKISDGYTIGAIDSCLKEVLTCKRKLQLRTQPLSHAELINALSTRDPVYREEEEAFDSWWSKTPLGRRYERALEIEEEARLEEEEKNAKQGSNGKKK; encoded by the exons ATGTCCAATCACTACTACAATGAGCTTTGGCACCAGACGCAACACGAAGTTGATCTTTTGGCGACCGCCGATGAGCAGCAGGGACAAAATTTCGAGACCGCTCTTGCTGCTTTGGCATTAGCTCTGCCAGAGGTAGATACCGTTACCGAGCCGAAAAGGCTCATGCAATCTAGTGTCTATGAGTTCTACTTAAGCTACATAAGCATCGCAAATCGCTTAGAGGAGGTCTACGACAAGATGATACAACCGCAAAAGCGTTTATTGGTACGCAAACTACTGGACGCTTGTCTGGTGCGTGTTATTGAACTCAAACACGACCTAGTCAATATTGACCTAATGGAGTTCAATTACAATGATGCAGTGCTAATACGACTTCAACTAACTCCCATGGACACTGAGTTGCATATACCACGTTACTTTCTACGCGAACGTCAGCAAGAAATCGAGCAACGCAATCGTATCATGCATGAAATACTCGTCAAGCTGGGTTGGTTGGAGGAGCATCCCAGTGAGGAGAAGCTAAGCGAAATCGAAGCCATACGTCTGCTGCAGATGCATGAGCGAGCGCGTCAGGGCCGCCTGCGTGCGCATTTCATGAAGGAGATACGTATGCTAAAAGATAAGGGCAAGGCAGAGGAGAAGGGTAAGGAACGCAGTGATATGGGACTGTTAGCCGCAATGAAGATACAAAAGGTATGGCGTGGTCATACGGCACGTCGCATTACGCGTAGGCGCAAGCAAGAAGAGATGATTCTGATTGGAATGGTGCCGCCAACGGCAGCGATGCTAAAGAAGCGCGCTGAAAAAGAGGAAAAGTTAAATGAG CGTCGCTATGCAACACAGGCGGCTTACAAGCAGAAGCTCGAGGCATCCCTAGTCGCCGTGCGTGAGGATATCAAGTGCAAACAGGGTGCCACAATAACCGAAGACATAACCGATGAATTACGTGCCTGGATAAAAGATTGTTACGACAAAACTGGCAAATTGCCTGAATTTCCAAGCGAAGAGCAGGGTGGCTCGCTGCATATTTTTAGTCGGCCAG GCACCGAAAGTGAGTTGAGCCGTTCCTCAGCACGATCTTCAAAGGAGTCACGCAAAACCAAAGACAAATCAAAATCACCAGCACGTAGCGGAGATTTAAATATTAACGATACCCAAGCGGAGGGAGAAAATTTTCATCCTGGACAATCTGTGGTTCTCGCGGATATCAAAACTGTAATTGAAGA ATTCAATGAAGTATGGCGAAACAAAGACGAAACCGGCAACCTGGCTCAAGCGCAATACGATGATATGATATACAACGAGAAGTATCAGGAGATCGAGCACGAGAGTCGTCGCATTGTAGACGAATTAATGCGTCAAGAGTTAGAATTGCTGCAG TCCGCAATTGGTAAAAAGATCAAAAAGAGCAGCAAGAAAACTCGCCGCTCGGGCAAAAAGAGTAAGAAGAAGAGAGAAAAAGATCTTACACCCGATCGCACAACCGAATCACTGTACGAGGAGCTAGTGACCAATGGTATTATACGCAAGTATCCCGAAGTAAGACTTAGCCAATATATAGGCGATAAGGCGTTAAGCGAACGCTCCGGTACTAATCCATCGGCCGGCGACATACGTCAGCTTCTTATCGAATACTGTATACTGCCACTTGGTTCCGAAGCCATACGCAATTCATGTCCACTCATACGCTCCCTACTACTCGCCGGTCCACGCGGTTCgggtaagaaggcgttgttgcACGCGATTTGCACTGAAGTTGGTGCTGTACTGTTTGACCTAACACCCGCAAATATTGTGGGAAAATATCCAGGAAAATCCGGTCTTATAATGCTGATACATTTGGTATCCAAAGTATCGCGTTTGTTGCAGCCTGCTGTTATCTATATGGGCGACGCAGAGAGGCCATTCATGAAGAAAGTGCCAAAGGCTGATCGCACCGACCCGAAACGCTTGAAGAAGGATTTACCGCGTTTGATTAAGAATATTGCACCAGAGGACCGCGTGCTCTTCGTGGGTACTTCAAACTTACCCTGGGAAGCGGATCAGAAGTTGCTACAGCAAACCTACAATCGTTTCATTTATATACCTAGACCGGATTATGGTGCACGATCGAGCGCTTGGAAAACACTGGCTAT CGAATACACCAGTGGTTTATCTACTTTGGACTATAGTGTAATGGCGAAAATTTCAGATGGCTACACTATTGGAGCTATTGATTCCTGTTTGAAAGAAGTATTAACTTGTAAGCGAAAGTTACAGCTACGCACACAGCCTCTGTCACATGCAGAGCTAATAAATGCATTGAG CACACGGGATCCAGTTTATCGCGAGGAAGAGGAGGCATTTGACTCCTGGTGGTCGAAAACGCCGCTCGGCAGACGCTATGAACGTGCACTGGAGATCGAAGAGGAGGCGCGCTTGGAAGAAGAGGAGAAAAATGCTAAACAAGGCAGTAATGGCAAGAAAAAGTAA